From Microbacterium sp. 10M-3C3:
GCGACGACCTTCTCGCCCTTCTCACGGGGCATGTCCCACCTCCTTCACCGTTCCTGGCCGCGCGCGGGCGCACGCAGCCCTTCAGTCTAACGGAGGCGACGGCGCGGCGAGTCGGTCAGGTGCGCAGCCAGCGACGGATCGCGAAGCCGGCCGACAGCGCCGACAGCACGACGCCGACGATGACGACGACGGGGATCACGAGCGCGACGTCGCCCTGCCCGACCCACGACGTGATGAAGGTCACGCGATTGCGCAGGTAGTCCTCGACGCCGAAGTTGACCATCGCCCAGATCGCGCCGCTCGCGAGCGCCGAGCCGATGAGCGCCGCGAGCACGCCCTCGAGCACGAACGGCGTCTGGATGAACCGGTTGGACGCCCCCACGAGCCTCATGATGCCGATCTCCCGTCTTCGCGCGAACGCCGACAGGCGGATGGTCGTGGCGATGAGCAGCACGGCCGCGATGAGCATGAGGGCGGCGATGCCGACGGCGATGTAGGTCGCGACGGTGAGGGCGTTGAAGAGCGGCTCGAGGTACTGGAGCTGATCCTTCACCTGTTCGACGCCGTCCATGTTGTTGAACGCCTCGGCGATGACGTTCGACTGGCTCTGATCGACGAGGTTGATCGAGAACGTCGCGTTGATCTGGTCGGGCGTGAGCAGGTCGGCGTACTCCTCGCCGAGCTGCTCGGTGGCCGCCTCGTACGCCTGCTGGTTGTCGAGGAACGTGAAATCGCGGATGAGCGGCGCGAGCGCCGGCCCCTCGAGCTTCTCGCGCACGGCCGTGATCTGGTCCTCGGAGGCGACGCCGGTCGTGCAGGACGCGGCATCCGACACGCTCGTGCACATGTAGACCGAGACCTGCGCGCGGTCCGACCAGAACTGCTGCATCTTGCCGATCTGCATCTGCATGAGGATCGCGGCGCCCACGAACGTGAGCGAGACGAACGTCACGAGAACCACGGAGATGACCAT
This genomic window contains:
- the ftsX gene encoding permease-like cell division protein FtsX; translation: MRIGLILSEAFTGLRRNASMVISVVLVTFVSLTFVGAAILMQMQIGKMQQFWSDRAQVSVYMCTSVSDAASCTTGVASEDQITAVREKLEGPALAPLIRDFTFLDNQQAYEAATEQLGEEYADLLTPDQINATFSINLVDQSQSNVIAEAFNNMDGVEQVKDQLQYLEPLFNALTVATYIAVGIAALMLIAAVLLIATTIRLSAFARRREIGIMRLVGASNRFIQTPFVLEGVLAALIGSALASGAIWAMVNFGVEDYLRNRVTFITSWVGQGDVALVIPVVVIVGVVLSALSAGFAIRRWLRT